From one Sphaeramia orbicularis chromosome 9, fSphaOr1.1, whole genome shotgun sequence genomic stretch:
- the ccdc92 gene encoding coiled-coil domain-containing protein 92, which translates to MASANVTLENQLHSAQKNLLFLQQDHANTLKGLHSEIRRLQQQCTDLTYELTVRSSDPSDSGEIRCRELQRRCEELEAQLKKKEEENTELLRDLEQKNAMISVLENTIKEREKKYLEELKMKSHKLAVLSGELEQRASTIAYLTSQLHATKKKLLAGSSSEASPNVSPVTSYKPTPPPPKDRQPETPRRRMKKSLSQPLHPELTEVYRLGPDGRRVVLRETVDAMPDPTPFLQAGKESPEPQLVRERPAVIPPIVSERPPVSPLGATASPRHSPARDRQHRAHVGVAHRIPHGTPPLAPPQAELETLAVDQVNEEKVVRKRSGVDRTV; encoded by the exons ATGGCATCAGCAAATGTTACACTAGAGAATCAGCTGCACAGCGCACAGAAAAACTTGCTCTTCCTCCAACAAGACCATGCAAACACTTTAAAGGGACTACATTCAGAGATCCGCAGATTACAACAGCAATGCACAG ACCTGACTTATGAGCTCACTGTTAGAAGCTCTGACCCTTCAG ACAGTGGAGAGATCCGTTGCAGAGAGCTGCAAAGGAGATGTGAGGAGTTGGAGGCCCAGTtaaagaagaaggaagaggagaataCAGAACTGCTCAGGGACCTGGAGCAAAAGAACGCCATGATATCTGTCCTGGAAAACACGATAAAAGAACGGGAAAAGAAATACCTGGAAGAGCTCAAGATGAAGAGCCATAAGTTGGCTGTTTTGTCTGGCGAACTGGAGCAGAGAGCAAGTACCATCGCATACCTTACCTCACAACTTCATGCAACCAAGAAGAAGCTGCTGGCCGGCAGCTCCTCTGAGGCCAGCCCCAACGTCAGCCCAGTCACCTCATATAAGCCCACGCCCCCGCCACCCAAAGACCGGCAGCCTGAAACCCCACGGCGCCGCATGAAGAAGAGCCTCTCCCAGCCTCTTCACCCAGAGTTGACAGAGGTGTACCGGCTGGGCCCAGACGGCAGGCGGGTGGTTCTGCGGGAAACAGTGGACGCCATGCCTGACCCCACCCCTTTCCTGCAGGCTGGGAAAGAGTCTCCGGAACCTCAGTTAGTGCGTGAACGTCCTGCTGTCATCCCTCCTATTGTGTCAGAGCGCCCCCCGGTTTCTCCCCTCGGTGCTACAGCCAGCCCTCGACACAGCCCTGCCCGGGACCGTCAGCACAGGGCTCATGTGGGCGTGGCACACCGCATCCCCCACGGTACCCCTCCCCTCGCCCCACCGCAAGCAGAATTGGAGACGCTGGCAGTGGACCAGGTCAACGAGGAGAAGGTTGTGCGGAAGCGCTCAGGAGTTGACAGGACAGTTTAA
- the chmp7 gene encoding charged multivesicular body protein 7 yields MSNSTKMTPPPEWDDDERMNFLFSDFKENRDVNTTDWDSKMDFWSGLFLQTCRDRGSVCVNLQDLNKTFRRKEKSPLGLGTVIQSMARCGKIQRESEFAANVDCGWLSWGVGLLLVKPLKWTFSTLLGSSRVPLGESFVVIELVKEKAAQLLEAYRSSEFASRSILSFQELRDLSSGVCVDESTMCMALLQLQRDKQVMVSLHEGEKIVKFCQTGQDRVSPVNDVDIGIYQLQRSEKLLGERVEKLSLEADKCKEEARVLLREGKKSQALRCLRGRKRVEKRADNLFAKLESIRGILDRIAQSQTDKMVMQAYQAGVAALRLSLKDVTVERAESLVDQIQELCDTQDEVNQTLSSGVTSADEDMDELEEELKSLLEETQTDISSGLPEVPSKPLRPSGEYSLMGNDLLSSLPAVPQRNMNFATEQLEQELNQLTLTDSGFQHKKITSPAKRLEPAQ; encoded by the exons ATGTCTAATTCCACTAAAATGACCCCGCCACCTGAGTGGGATGACGACGAGCGGATGAATTTTCTTTTCTCGGACTTCAAGGAGAACCGAGATGTCAACACGACAGACTGGGACAGTAAGATGGACTTCTGGAGCGGTCTGTTCCTTCAGACCTGCAGGGACCGAGGCTCTGTGTGTGTCAACCTGCAGGACCTGAACAAAACCTTCAGGAGGAAGGAGAAGTCACCGCTGGGCTTGGGGACTGTCATCCAGTCCATGGCCAG ATGTGGGAAGATCCAGAGGGAGTCAGAGTTTGCTGCTAATGTGGACTGTGGCTGGTTGTCCTGGGGTGTTGGCCTGCTGCTGGTAAAGCCACTAAAATGGACCTTCTCCACTCTTCTGGGTAGCAGCCGTGTGCCTTTGGGGGAGTCATTCGTTGTTATTGAACTGGTTAAG GAGAAGGCAGCACAGTTACTCGAGGCATATCGAAGCAGTGAATTTGCAAGCCGCTCCATCCTGTCATTTCAAGAACTCCGTGACCTCTCCTCAGGTGTGTGTGTTGATGAGAGCACCATGTGCATGGCACTGCTGCAGCTGCAGAGGGACAAACAAGTTATGGTTTCATTACACGAAGGCGAAAAG ATTGTTAAATTTTGTCAGACGGGGCAGGATCGTGTGTCTCCAGTCAATGATGTGGACATTGGCATCTATCAGCTGCAGCGCAGTGAGAAGCTGCTTGGAGAGAGAGTGGAGAAACTGAGTCTTGAGGCCGACAA ATGCAAAGAGGAAGCAAGGGTTCTTCTTCGAGAAGGAAAGAAATCTCAG gcATTGAGATGTTTGAGAGGCCGTAAGAGGGTTGAAAAGAGGGCAGACAACTTGTTTGCCAAACTGGAGTCAATCAGAGGAATCCTGGACCGAATAGCTCAGTCACAGACTGATAAGATG GTTATGCAAGCGTATCAGGCTGGTGTGGCTGCTCTGCGACTTTCTCTCAAGGACGTGACTGTGGAACGTGCTGAGAGCCTTGTGGATCAAATCCAGGAG TTGTGTGACACTCAAGATGAGGTGAACCAGACACTTTCCAGTGGTGTAACTAGTGCAG ATGAAGACATGGATGAGCTGGAGGAAGAGCTAAAGTCTTTGTTGGAGGAGACACAGACTGATATCAGCTCAGGTTTACCTGAAGTTCCATCAAAGCCACTTCGTCCCTCTGGAGAGTATAGCCTCATGGGTAATGACCTGCTCAGCTCTCTGCCCGCTGTGCCTCAACGCAACATGAACTTCGCCACTGAGCAGCTGGAGCAAGAGCTGAACCAGTTAACACTCACTGATTCAG GCTTTCAACATAAGAAAATAACTTCGCCAGCCAAAAGGTTAGAACCTGCACAATGA